From Paenibacillus sp. PK3_47, the proteins below share one genomic window:
- a CDS encoding beta-galactosidase, which produces MINDKLPKIWYGGDYNPEQWDAPVWAEDERMFKLAGIDVATINVFSWALIQPSEDTYDFSGLDELMDRLYKNGTYVCLATGTGAHPAWMAHRYPEVTRVDVQGRKRKFGGRHNSNPNSPVYRKYAARLAGKLAERYKDHPALVAWHISNEYGGYDYSEQSAAAFRVWLKERYGSLDALNKAWNTRFWGHTFYDWEEIVVPNELSEEWNGNRTNFQGISLDYRRFMSHSLLECYKIEKEAIREHSTDIPVTTNLMGFYPELDYFEWAKHMDIISWDNYPALDTPVSFTAMTHDLMRGLKNGQPFMLMEQTPSQQNWMPYNSLKRPGVMRLWSYQAVARGADTVLFFQLRRSIGACEKYHGAVIEHVGHEHTRVFRECAELGRELELLGDELLDARSAAQIGIIYDWENRWALDLSSGPTVALDYVKEVHKYYDALYQQKIEADIIGVEENLSKYKVVIAPVMYMIKPGFAEKVEAFVKAGGTFVTTFFSGIVNENDLVTVGGYPGELRKVLGIWAEEIDALLPDMSNEIVMKGEWGALKGSYKCNLLCDLIHSEGAEVLAQYGSDFYKGMPVLTANSFGEGKAYYVASSPEEGFLKGFLTNLCEDNGIKPLVSAPEGLESVQRVKDGVSYLFLLNHQADEVSADIGGVERRDLLTGQTFSSTVVVPGRGVMILSDKK; this is translated from the coding sequence GTGATTAACGATAAATTGCCGAAGATTTGGTACGGCGGAGACTACAACCCCGAGCAATGGGACGCTCCGGTCTGGGCCGAAGATGAGCGGATGTTCAAGCTGGCCGGGATTGACGTAGCAACAATTAATGTATTTTCCTGGGCACTGATTCAGCCTTCTGAAGATACCTATGATTTCTCCGGACTGGATGAATTGATGGACCGCTTATATAAGAATGGAACTTATGTCTGTCTGGCAACAGGAACCGGAGCACATCCGGCATGGATGGCGCACCGTTATCCGGAGGTAACCCGGGTCGATGTACAAGGCCGCAAACGCAAATTCGGCGGGCGCCACAACTCCAATCCAAACAGTCCGGTATACCGTAAATATGCGGCAAGACTTGCAGGCAAGCTGGCTGAGCGATACAAGGATCATCCGGCACTGGTTGCCTGGCATATCTCCAATGAATACGGCGGCTATGATTACTCCGAGCAGTCTGCCGCAGCTTTCCGCGTGTGGCTGAAAGAGCGCTACGGTTCGCTGGATGCGCTGAACAAAGCCTGGAATACACGCTTCTGGGGCCATACCTTTTATGACTGGGAAGAAATCGTGGTTCCGAATGAGCTGAGTGAAGAATGGAACGGCAACCGCACCAACTTCCAGGGGATTTCGCTGGACTACCGCAGATTCATGTCTCACAGCCTGCTGGAATGCTACAAGATTGAGAAAGAAGCGATCCGGGAACACAGCACCGACATTCCGGTGACGACCAACCTGATGGGCTTCTATCCGGAGCTGGATTATTTCGAGTGGGCCAAGCATATGGACATTATCTCCTGGGATAACTATCCGGCCCTTGATACTCCGGTCAGCTTCACGGCAATGACGCATGATCTGATGCGCGGTCTTAAGAACGGACAGCCGTTCATGCTGATGGAACAAACGCCAAGTCAGCAGAACTGGATGCCTTACAACTCGCTGAAACGTCCCGGAGTGATGCGTCTGTGGAGTTATCAGGCAGTGGCCCGCGGAGCTGACACGGTGCTGTTCTTCCAGCTGCGCCGCTCCATTGGTGCCTGCGAGAAATACCACGGAGCAGTAATTGAGCATGTAGGCCATGAGCATACCCGTGTATTCCGCGAATGTGCGGAGCTCGGGCGGGAGCTTGAGCTGCTTGGCGATGAACTGCTGGATGCACGCAGCGCGGCACAGATCGGCATCATCTATGACTGGGAGAACCGCTGGGCGCTTGACCTGTCGAGCGGCCCGACCGTAGCCCTGGATTACGTCAAAGAGGTTCATAAATATTATGATGCGCTTTACCAGCAGAAAATCGAAGCTGACATCATTGGCGTGGAAGAGAATCTGTCCAAATACAAGGTTGTCATTGCACCGGTAATGTATATGATTAAGCCGGGTTTTGCGGAAAAGGTAGAAGCTTTCGTGAAAGCAGGCGGAACATTCGTCACCACCTTCTTCAGCGGGATCGTCAATGAGAATGATCTTGTTACAGTGGGAGGTTATCCGGGAGAACTGCGCAAGGTACTGGGGATTTGGGCAGAAGAGATCGATGCGCTGCTGCCGGATATGAGCAATGAGATTGTAATGAAGGGCGAATGGGGTGCGTTGAAAGGCTCCTACAAATGTAACCTGCTCTGTGATTTGATTCATTCTGAAGGCGCGGAAGTGCTGGCGCAGTACGGCTCTGACTTCTATAAAGGCATGCCGGTCCTGACTGCGAACAGCTTTGGCGAAGGGAAGGCTTATTATGTGGCTTCCAGTCCGGAAGAGGGCTTCCTGAAGGGCTTCCTCACGAACCTGTGCGAAGACAACGGGATTAAGCCGCTTGTAAGCGCACCGGAAGGCCTTGAGTCCGTGCAGCGTGTAAAAGACGGCGTATCGTATCTGTTCCTCTTGAATCATCAGGCAGATGAAGTCAGCGCAGACATCGGCGGAGTTGAACGCAGGGATCTGCTGACCGGCCAGACATTCAGCAGCACAGTGGTTGTACCGGGCCGAGGCGTAATGATTTTGTCCGACAAAAAATAA
- a CDS encoding Ger(x)C family spore germination protein codes for MYKRIIPLCLCLLLLTGTQTGCWSSKEIEDLALYAGLALDVGELTPTEQLLEERGSTYSKQNKITATIQIVPTKSTGGPDKQSSSQGKAYINLSGTGDSVFEIFRNFSIRNERPIIGHHLKIIVVSKELLKRQKMDEVMDFVLRDNDIRPSTMVFISQGRAMDTLVSKQPEEIPTFHIKEMIRNQYRTSKVMQPVILSELDGLMHSKRSYVLQNLVMAKGSMEFAGAAIVKGDTGHWVGDLDQEDTQCLSWLANKGSSGAIKAYDWDNHPMTYEMKSMKSKIKSKVDGDEISFEVAVQTEGRLIETWNTTEYATSSAYAEKVGGIFEDRLKQMMDQLIQKLQNEYKTDVSGFGEALGIQHPAVWKKVKDQWDDIFSRSKITFKYDLKITDFGSFTQ; via the coding sequence ATGTATAAACGCATAATCCCCCTCTGCCTTTGCCTACTCCTGTTAACGGGTACGCAAACCGGCTGCTGGAGCAGTAAAGAGATCGAGGATCTTGCCCTCTATGCCGGTCTTGCACTTGACGTAGGCGAGCTGACTCCTACAGAACAACTGCTGGAGGAAAGAGGAAGCACCTATTCCAAACAGAACAAAATTACGGCCACCATCCAGATTGTACCGACCAAATCGACGGGCGGACCAGACAAGCAGAGCAGCAGCCAAGGCAAAGCCTATATTAATTTGTCGGGAACCGGGGATTCCGTATTCGAGATTTTCCGTAATTTCTCTATCCGTAACGAACGCCCGATTATCGGGCATCACCTCAAGATTATTGTAGTTTCAAAGGAACTGCTTAAGCGGCAAAAAATGGATGAGGTCATGGATTTTGTACTCCGTGACAACGATATCCGGCCAAGTACAATGGTTTTTATCAGCCAGGGACGGGCAATGGATACGCTTGTGTCCAAACAGCCGGAGGAGATTCCCACCTTTCATATCAAGGAAATGATCCGCAATCAATACAGGACAAGCAAGGTGATGCAACCAGTCATTTTATCCGAGTTGGACGGGCTGATGCATTCGAAAAGAAGTTATGTCCTGCAGAACCTGGTCATGGCAAAAGGCAGTATGGAGTTTGCCGGTGCAGCAATCGTTAAAGGAGATACCGGACATTGGGTTGGAGATCTGGACCAGGAGGATACGCAGTGCCTGTCCTGGCTGGCCAATAAAGGCAGCAGCGGCGCAATAAAGGCTTATGACTGGGACAACCATCCCATGACTTATGAAATGAAATCAATGAAGAGCAAGATCAAATCAAAGGTAGACGGGGACGAGATTTCATTTGAGGTTGCGGTTCAAACCGAGGGGCGGCTGATTGAAACCTGGAATACCACCGAATACGCCACCTCGAGTGCCTATGCGGAAAAAGTCGGCGGTATCTTTGAAGACAGGCTTAAGCAGATGATGGACCAGCTGATTCAGAAGCTCCAGAACGAATATAAAACAGATGTCTCCGGCTTCGGAGAGGCACTGGGCATCCAGCATCCGGCGGTATGGAAGAAGGTTAAAGACCAGTGGGACGACATCTTCAGCCGTTCCAAAATCACTTTTAAATATGATTTGAAAATCACGGATTTCGGTTCGTTTACCCAGTAA
- a CDS encoding DUF1273 domain-containing protein — MKTLLVTGYRAHELGIFDSKHQGIPYIKKALKHRLLPLVEEGLEWVITPGQYGVDLWACEVVLELKMQYPALKLGIITAHAAPEEKWKEEKQNEYRRIVAGADYYGAVSNAPYDGSWQFRARDDLLFRKSDGILLFYDEDAAEGSPKFIKERAQKLHAEGDYELYLMHAEEIQNIADEENMRDYE, encoded by the coding sequence ATGAAAACCTTACTCGTAACAGGCTACCGTGCGCATGAGCTCGGGATTTTTGACAGCAAGCACCAAGGGATTCCTTATATTAAAAAAGCACTCAAACACCGGCTGCTTCCTCTCGTGGAGGAGGGGCTGGAGTGGGTGATTACCCCGGGCCAGTACGGAGTCGATCTTTGGGCATGCGAAGTGGTGCTTGAGCTGAAAATGCAGTATCCCGCCCTTAAGCTCGGCATTATTACGGCCCACGCGGCACCGGAGGAGAAGTGGAAGGAGGAGAAGCAGAATGAATACCGGCGTATCGTGGCCGGGGCGGATTATTACGGTGCGGTCAGCAATGCGCCGTATGACGGAAGCTGGCAGTTCCGGGCCAGGGACGATCTGCTGTTCCGCAAGAGTGACGGTATTCTGCTCTTCTATGATGAGGATGCTGCTGAGGGCAGCCCGAAGTTCATTAAGGAACGGGCACAAAAGCTGCATGCTGAGGGCGATTACGAGCTCTATCTGATGCATGCCGAGGAGATTCAGAATATAGCCGATGAAGAAAATATGCGTGATTATGAATGA
- a CDS encoding GerAB/ArcD/ProY family transporter yields MFTRTDDKITASQAAVFLNNAVLGAGILTLPRNVSQSVKTPDSWLSVLLGGVIVLLVVALMVKISQQFPGKTVFQYAAKIVGRVPGALLCLLLVVYFLVVAGFEIRTLAEVTLFFLLEGTPIWAIVLPFIWLGIYLVYGGINSMARVFQIVFPISIMILLISFAFSFRLFDINNLRPVMGSGILPVISGLKSTVLVYTGCEVVMILVAFMQDPRQALKAMLTGIGIPVCLYFITVVMVIGGISIDSAITSTWPTIDLIRSFEVTGLFFERMEFPLMVIWLMQMFCNFSSFFFHASLGVSQIFRLPIHPVIFALVPVIYISAMVPKSVHDLFTLGDAIGKMGIVLFILLPLLLSVIWLIRRKGLKQHV; encoded by the coding sequence ATGTTTACCCGTACAGATGATAAAATTACAGCTTCTCAGGCTGCGGTATTCCTGAACAATGCCGTGCTTGGCGCAGGCATACTTACGCTGCCGAGAAATGTAAGCCAGAGCGTCAAAACTCCGGACTCCTGGCTGTCCGTACTGCTTGGCGGAGTCATTGTTCTGCTGGTCGTTGCGCTGATGGTCAAGATCAGCCAGCAGTTTCCCGGAAAAACGGTGTTTCAGTATGCTGCGAAAATTGTGGGCAGGGTTCCTGGTGCATTGCTGTGTCTGCTGCTGGTTGTCTACTTTCTGGTTGTTGCCGGCTTTGAGATTCGAACACTTGCTGAGGTTACGCTGTTTTTTCTGCTGGAGGGCACACCGATCTGGGCTATTGTCCTGCCTTTTATCTGGCTGGGGATTTATCTCGTGTACGGGGGGATCAATTCCATGGCCAGAGTCTTTCAAATCGTGTTCCCCATCAGTATTATGATCCTGCTTATCTCGTTCGCGTTCAGCTTCAGGCTTTTTGATATTAATAATCTGCGCCCGGTGATGGGCAGCGGTATTCTTCCTGTGATCAGCGGCCTGAAATCAACTGTCCTTGTCTACACCGGCTGTGAAGTGGTTATGATACTCGTAGCATTCATGCAGGACCCCCGGCAGGCGCTAAAAGCAATGCTTACCGGAATCGGCATTCCGGTATGCCTGTATTTTATAACAGTGGTGATGGTGATCGGGGGCATTTCTATTGATTCGGCAATTACCAGTACATGGCCCACCATTGATTTGATCCGCAGCTTTGAAGTTACGGGGCTGTTCTTCGAACGTATGGAGTTTCCGCTCATGGTAATCTGGCTCATGCAGATGTTCTGTAATTTCAGCAGCTTCTTCTTTCACGCCTCTTTAGGCGTCTCCCAGATTTTCCGTCTGCCTATTCATCCGGTTATTTTCGCGCTTGTTCCGGTCATTTATATTTCGGCGATGGTCCCCAAGTCTGTACATGACCTGTTCACTCTCGGTGATGCGATCGGCAAAATGGGAATTGTACTGTTCATTCTGCTGCCGCTGCTGCTTTCAGTTATTTGGCTCATCCGCAGGAAAGGATTGAAGCAGCATGTATAA
- a CDS encoding YciI family protein: MGQADTLDYHEDICYVILLDKTENDRRDMEIIRQHVRHLQELERSGQLVLCGPFSDYPGGMVIVRAASREEAEEIARRDPYVTSGIRSYEVRTWGLSHAGNRHMGIAAD, encoded by the coding sequence TTGGGACAGGCGGATACGCTGGATTACCATGAGGATATTTGTTATGTAATTCTGCTGGACAAGACGGAGAATGACCGCAGGGATATGGAGATCATCCGGCAGCATGTACGGCATCTGCAGGAGCTGGAGCGTAGCGGCCAGCTTGTCTTATGCGGGCCGTTCAGCGATTACCCGGGCGGGATGGTTATTGTGCGCGCGGCTTCACGCGAGGAAGCGGAGGAGATTGCCCGGCGTGATCCTTATGTGACTTCTGGAATCCGCAGCTATGAAGTGCGCACCTGGGGCCTGTCGCATGCAGGCAACAGGCATATGGGCATAGCTGCGGACTGA
- a CDS encoding DUF6612 family protein has protein sequence MKKLTTVLLGSMLTIGLTACGNNEAVQDNAAANNTSAAVTATASPAAEASAAPDAGQAAQSGPITVEELIQKSTEASDQLTSFAMDSNIVQNITIKQGEESQNQDVEMKMKSEFIKEPLQMHQTVQTNMAGQQQDVEQYITADGIYSYTNGRWVKLPAEMTEQITASIQQQADPEKQLEQFNTLTEYTKVTEEGDDYLLTAEVSGDSVKELAQTYMNQAAGGDNQMGALMEQMNIQSMTIMSAVNKETFLPTQTKVSMAMDMTAEGQSVEMQMNMDAAISRHNEITEIKVPEEALSAEEVTMPAAQ, from the coding sequence TTGAAAAAACTAACAACAGTATTACTAGGATCTATGCTAACCATCGGACTCACGGCTTGCGGTAACAATGAGGCAGTGCAGGATAATGCTGCAGCTAACAACACGTCTGCGGCGGTTACAGCTACCGCTTCACCTGCAGCTGAAGCTTCTGCTGCACCGGACGCCGGACAGGCTGCACAATCAGGGCCTATTACTGTAGAAGAATTGATTCAGAAATCAACAGAAGCCAGCGACCAGCTGACCAGCTTTGCTATGGATTCTAATATTGTTCAAAATATTACCATTAAGCAGGGAGAGGAATCCCAAAATCAGGATGTAGAAATGAAAATGAAGTCCGAATTTATCAAAGAGCCGCTGCAAATGCATCAGACGGTCCAGACGAATATGGCGGGCCAGCAGCAGGATGTTGAGCAGTACATTACAGCAGACGGGATCTACAGCTATACCAATGGACGTTGGGTCAAGCTGCCGGCGGAGATGACGGAGCAGATTACGGCCTCCATTCAGCAGCAGGCTGATCCGGAGAAGCAGCTGGAGCAGTTCAATACCCTTACTGAGTATACAAAAGTTACTGAAGAGGGCGATGACTATTTATTAACTGCCGAAGTCTCCGGTGACAGCGTCAAGGAGCTGGCCCAGACCTATATGAATCAGGCGGCCGGTGGAGACAACCAGATGGGCGCACTGATGGAGCAAATGAATATCCAGAGCATGACTATCATGTCCGCAGTAAATAAGGAAACTTTTTTGCCGACCCAGACCAAGGTATCTATGGCGATGGACATGACTGCTGAAGGACAGAGCGTCGAGATGCAAATGAATATGGACGCCGCCATCAGCCGCCACAATGAGATTACCGAAATCAAGGTGCCGGAGGAAGCGCTCAGTGCAGAGGAAGTAACGATGCCGGCGGCGCAGTAA
- a CDS encoding amidase family protein: MAFEIVEATIPEIQAALAAGEITSRQLVLKYYERIADHDKNGLTINSVLEINPDALFIAEALDAERSLHGPRGPMHGIPVLLKDNINTGDKMHTSAGSLALADSFAGEDAFLVTKLREAGAIIMGKANMTEFANFMTNGMPTGYSSRGGQVLNPYNISTPTGGSSAGSAVAVACNFCTVSVGTETSGSILNPGNLGSIIGIKPTVGLISRSGILPLSNTQDTAGPMARTVRDAVLLLNAMLGQDSKDAAMGSNPGKVHEDYTVFLDEDGLKGARIGIPRDYYFEELTDEQLALFNASVDKMRELGAVIIDPADIRTAREIKYSSVVLNEFKTSLNAYLAQLGPGAPMRTLKDIIDFNHAHPVETLRYGQATLISAEYTTSGTLTEPQYLRDRITDLQLCKEEGIDATMKEHQLDALLFPADFGSRITSRAGYPSIVVPSGYTSAGAPFGVAFSARAYCEPQLIRLAYAYEQNYKVRKAPSLRSFI, from the coding sequence ATGGCTTTTGAAATTGTAGAGGCTACTATTCCGGAGATTCAGGCTGCACTTGCTGCAGGAGAGATTACTTCCAGACAACTGGTGCTCAAGTATTATGAACGCATTGCCGATCATGACAAAAACGGCTTGACGATTAACTCGGTGCTGGAGATCAACCCGGATGCGCTGTTCATCGCTGAAGCTCTCGATGCTGAACGCTCGCTTCATGGCCCGAGGGGGCCGATGCACGGAATTCCGGTGCTGCTGAAAGATAATATCAATACAGGGGACAAAATGCATACAAGCGCAGGGTCATTGGCTCTTGCGGATTCTTTTGCGGGTGAAGATGCGTTTCTGGTAACAAAGCTGCGGGAGGCCGGGGCGATCATTATGGGCAAAGCCAACATGACGGAGTTCGCCAATTTTATGACAAACGGGATGCCGACAGGCTACAGCTCACGCGGGGGGCAGGTGCTGAACCCGTATAATATCTCCACACCGACAGGCGGCTCGAGCGCCGGATCTGCGGTAGCGGTAGCCTGCAATTTCTGCACCGTCTCGGTAGGAACGGAAACCTCCGGCTCCATTCTCAATCCCGGCAACCTGGGCTCCATCATCGGAATCAAGCCCACAGTAGGATTAATCAGCCGCTCCGGTATTCTTCCGCTGTCCAATACCCAGGATACGGCCGGACCGATGGCAAGAACCGTGCGCGATGCCGTGCTGCTGCTGAATGCCATGCTGGGGCAGGACAGCAAAGATGCTGCGATGGGCAGCAATCCGGGGAAGGTCCATGAAGACTATACTGTTTTTCTGGATGAAGACGGTCTAAAGGGCGCAAGAATCGGCATTCCGCGGGATTACTATTTCGAGGAGCTGACGGATGAGCAGCTGGCGCTGTTCAACGCTTCCGTAGACAAAATGCGCGAGCTGGGGGCAGTCATCATTGACCCTGCCGATATCAGGACAGCGCGTGAAATCAAATACTCCTCCGTTGTGCTCAATGAATTCAAGACTTCGCTCAACGCTTATCTGGCGCAGCTTGGTCCGGGAGCACCGATGCGCACGCTGAAGGATATTATCGATTTTAACCATGCCCATCCTGTAGAAACGCTGCGTTACGGGCAGGCGACGCTGATCTCTGCTGAATATACTACCTCCGGCACGCTAACGGAACCACAGTACCTCCGTGACCGCATAACCGATCTTCAGCTCTGCAAGGAAGAGGGGATCGACGCCACCATGAAGGAGCATCAGCTTGACGCGCTGCTGTTCCCCGCCGATTTTGGTTCACGGATCACCTCACGCGCCGGTTACCCTTCAATCGTCGTACCTTCCGGTTATACTTCGGCAGGCGCACCCTTTGGCGTAGCCTTCTCAGCCCGGGCTTACTGCGAGCCGCAGCTGATCAGGCTGGCCTACGCTTATGAACAGAATTACAAGGTCCGGAAGGCACCTTCCCTCCGCAGCTTTATCTGA
- a CDS encoding AraC family transcriptional regulator has product MIESATRRIVFGHVSGQQLPVTLESMGYNPDQEKVSRPDGYHVYHWLQTAQGEGVIHIEDKRLTLPEGSGMLLLPGTPHRYEALTAGTWRTYYLTFAGSSAGHILESLDMHTDAFYRWESEAPLTGMLKEMLDRHDSAADMFNLGVSADAYRFLLTLNKYGHLHNNTSISRNVDKLQPLLKWMESRYGDPEIGLSDLASQLDVSGRYLNSLFLQTFGLSPYAYFVRLRIRKSKELLLGYPDLTVKEISRHVGFRDVSHFVATFRRQSGVTPEQFRRLH; this is encoded by the coding sequence TTGATTGAATCTGCCACCCGCAGAATTGTATTTGGTCACGTAAGCGGCCAGCAGCTGCCTGTCACACTGGAAAGCATGGGTTATAATCCGGATCAGGAAAAGGTATCACGGCCTGACGGCTATCATGTCTACCACTGGCTGCAGACGGCTCAGGGCGAAGGCGTTATACATATCGAAGATAAAAGGCTGACGCTGCCTGAAGGGAGCGGTATGCTGCTGCTGCCCGGTACCCCGCACAGGTATGAAGCCCTTACTGCCGGCACCTGGCGAACCTACTATCTTACCTTCGCCGGCAGTTCCGCCGGGCACATCCTGGAATCTCTGGACATGCATACTGATGCCTTCTACCGCTGGGAGAGCGAGGCCCCGCTGACCGGCATGCTGAAGGAAATGCTGGACCGCCATGACAGCGCCGCAGATATGTTCAATCTGGGGGTGTCCGCGGATGCTTACCGTTTTCTGCTCACCCTGAACAAGTACGGGCATCTTCATAACAACACTTCAATCTCCCGCAACGTGGACAAGCTGCAGCCGCTGCTGAAGTGGATGGAAAGCCGTTACGGCGATCCTGAAATCGGACTGTCCGACCTCGCTTCACAGCTGGATGTGTCAGGGCGATATCTGAACAGCCTGTTCCTGCAGACCTTCGGGCTCTCGCCTTACGCTTATTTCGTCCGGCTGCGGATCCGCAAAAGCAAGGAGCTGCTGTTAGGCTATCCGGATCTTACGGTAAAAGAGATCTCCAGACATGTCGGCTTCCGCGATGTCAGTCACTTCGTCGCCACCTTCCGCAGGCAGTCTGGGGTTACGCCGGAGCAATTTAGAAGGCTGCACTAA
- a CDS encoding spore germination protein codes for MLSTFISYIPGWAVWAQAGAALLVPLLALASYKTLYSYVGSGGQASPGEDKSNRKPQPQPESRQTSSAAADFSGNIDTDLEAIQSVIGGNSDFSFRKFTFTKLQRQGVLIYVDGMQNDRQLNLQVMQFLINEADFGSLTAAGIAERLPFSNLTETADLNNFNKSILFGHAALLIEGLPKGLLIELPGGANRPIGEPVSEALLRGPRVGFTEVLSENTAMLRRQGFSDKLEMRSYRSGTVIEKDLVVAFIKDIVNPELLKEVETRISKIDIDFLAESGYIEQLIEDNYLSPFQQTQNTERPDRVINALLEGRIAILLDGSPFALIVPVTFSMLLQSPEDYYERWLPGSLLRNLRFSAAFLALMAPALYISFISFHPGLIPTELAISIIKTRQGVPFPSLIEVLILEVSIEILREAGIRLPKPIGPAMGIVGGLIIGDAAVQAGIVSPFLVIVVAVTAISSFSIPMYSAGITLRILRFVGMLFAACLGMFGTILFFLLICSHLTRLKSFGVPYLTPVSPFRVKDWKDIFIRVPLSLMKNRPAMMKPQKSKRRN; via the coding sequence TTGCTCTCAACATTCATATCCTACATCCCCGGCTGGGCGGTTTGGGCTCAGGCTGGAGCGGCTCTGCTGGTTCCCTTGCTGGCATTGGCTTCATACAAAACCCTCTATTCCTATGTAGGCAGCGGGGGACAAGCCTCGCCCGGAGAAGACAAGTCTAACCGCAAACCTCAGCCACAGCCTGAAAGCCGGCAGACGTCTTCTGCCGCAGCAGATTTCAGCGGGAATATTGACACTGATCTGGAAGCAATCCAGTCGGTGATCGGCGGGAACAGTGATTTCAGCTTCAGGAAGTTCACTTTCACAAAGCTGCAGAGACAAGGAGTCCTGATCTATGTGGATGGCATGCAGAATGACAGGCAGCTTAACCTGCAGGTGATGCAGTTCCTGATCAATGAAGCTGACTTCGGGTCTTTAACTGCTGCAGGAATCGCGGAGCGGCTGCCCTTCAGCAATCTTACCGAGACCGCCGATTTAAATAACTTTAACAAGTCTATCCTGTTCGGACATGCTGCACTGCTGATTGAAGGATTGCCAAAAGGATTGCTGATCGAACTTCCGGGCGGTGCCAACCGTCCTATCGGAGAGCCCGTCTCGGAGGCCCTGCTGCGCGGTCCGAGGGTAGGCTTTACGGAGGTATTGAGTGAGAACACCGCCATGCTGCGCCGCCAGGGATTCAGCGACAAGCTGGAAATGCGCTCGTACCGTTCCGGCACGGTAATCGAAAAGGATCTGGTAGTCGCTTTTATAAAAGATATTGTGAATCCGGAGCTGCTGAAGGAAGTAGAGACCCGGATATCCAAAATCGATATCGATTTTCTTGCAGAATCGGGATATATTGAACAGCTGATTGAAGATAACTATTTAAGCCCGTTCCAGCAGACACAGAATACCGAGCGTCCTGACAGGGTCATCAACGCCCTGCTCGAAGGACGGATCGCCATTCTGCTGGACGGATCGCCGTTCGCCCTCATTGTCCCGGTTACATTCAGCATGCTGCTGCAGTCTCCCGAGGACTATTACGAACGCTGGCTGCCGGGCTCACTCCTCAGAAATCTGCGTTTCTCAGCTGCCTTTCTGGCACTGATGGCACCTGCGCTGTATATTTCCTTTATTTCCTTTCATCCCGGGCTCATTCCTACCGAGCTGGCCATCTCGATTATCAAGACCCGGCAGGGGGTACCCTTCCCCTCCCTGATTGAGGTGCTGATTCTGGAAGTATCTATTGAGATTCTGCGGGAGGCGGGCATCCGGCTTCCTAAGCCGATCGGCCCGGCGATGGGTATCGTCGGCGGTCTGATTATCGGCGATGCTGCGGTTCAGGCCGGGATTGTCAGTCCGTTTCTGGTTATTGTTGTAGCGGTTACTGCCATTTCATCGTTTTCCATCCCGATGTACAGCGCCGGGATCACCCTTCGTATTCTCCGTTTTGTAGGTATGCTGTTTGCAGCATGTCTCGGCATGTTCGGAACAATTCTGTTCTTCCTGCTCATCTGCAGCCACCTTACCAGGCTGAAAAGCTTTGGTGTGCCGTACCTGACACCGGTCTCACCATTTCGTGTAAAGGACTGGAAAGATATATTCATCCGCGTTCCGCTTTCCCTGATGAAAAACCGGCCTGCCATGATGAAACCTCAAAAAAGCAAACGGAGAAACTAA